Proteins found in one Erythrobacter sp. KY5 genomic segment:
- a CDS encoding SDR family NAD(P)-dependent oxidoreductase yields MTTLQDFTGRTALVTGASSGIGAACAKLLAQRGAAKLILVDVDEDGMTALDLDCEVEAITGSVADERLWMDLAPSLEGLDHAVVNAGIGGFGAIADLEFSEWRRVMNVNLDGAFLTLRAALRAIRANGKDEGGSVVITGSSTGVKPVPGIGPYGPAKTAVAHMARIAAMENAEAGIRVNAIAPGGVDTAIWETGEDFNRSVEAIGRDKTISRMAKTTPSGRFASSEEIAGTILFMLSDAGLNITGHVLVSDGGFTL; encoded by the coding sequence ATGACTACTCTTCAAGACTTCACTGGGCGCACCGCGCTCGTCACTGGCGCTTCATCGGGGATCGGTGCGGCGTGTGCGAAGCTGTTGGCGCAGCGCGGGGCGGCGAAGCTGATCCTTGTCGATGTCGATGAGGATGGCATGACCGCGCTGGATCTCGATTGCGAGGTGGAAGCCATCACCGGCAGCGTTGCCGACGAACGGCTCTGGATGGACCTAGCGCCCAGCCTCGAAGGCCTCGACCATGCTGTCGTCAACGCTGGCATCGGCGGCTTCGGAGCGATCGCCGACCTCGAGTTTTCCGAGTGGCGGCGCGTGATGAACGTCAACCTCGACGGCGCCTTCCTGACCCTTCGCGCCGCGCTCAGAGCCATCCGCGCAAACGGCAAGGACGAAGGCGGCAGCGTGGTCATCACCGGCTCTTCAACTGGCGTGAAGCCCGTGCCCGGCATCGGCCCTTACGGCCCTGCCAAGACCGCGGTGGCGCACATGGCGCGCATTGCCGCGATGGAGAACGCCGAGGCCGGCATCCGCGTCAACGCCATCGCACCCGGTGGCGTCGACACCGCCATCTGGGAGACAGGCGAGGACTTCAACCGCTCGGTCGAGGCCATCGGCCGCGACAAGACCATCTCGCGCATGGCCAAGACCACGCCTTCAGGGCGCTTCGCCTCCTCCGAAGAGATCGCAGGCACGATCCTCTTCATGCTCTCAGACGCCGGATTGAATATCACCGGCCACGTCCTCGTCAGCGACGGCGGCTTCACGCTCTGA
- a CDS encoding sigma-54 dependent transcriptional regulator — protein MLIDDEPAQSRLITAIAAREGWRTVVAGDAETAIAMLGTREGMQLSAILLDQWVPGDDACTLIAELKERRPALPILMLTTSASPLLAVEAMRAGASDYLVKPVSPDRLMEALRAVTTREAPRDELAPLTEKMSATLDFDAMIGTAPTFRTALAQAAKAARGHGHALIQGESGTGKEMLMRAMHAASPRAKENLRIINVASVPPNSIESVLFGHEPNAFPGAFDRQIGALQHCDGGTLVLDEVDRLNMAVQTRLRDALETGIVRPVGASHGFRVDVRILSAANSNLSQIVEGGLFDEILAELLGATRIKLPPLRERTGDIPALTRHFLQRIGEQPGLTHLSVSDGALGLLGAFDWPGNVRQLQSVLFRAAVYCEGDTLTADSFPQLSELLGELEACDSSHLHEGVGVMLYTEDGNLRPLEDIEADVIRLAIGHYRGRMTEVARRLGIGRSTLYRKLSDLGIDNAA, from the coding sequence ATGCTGATCGACGATGAGCCCGCGCAAAGCCGCCTGATCACCGCCATCGCAGCCCGAGAAGGCTGGCGCACCGTTGTTGCTGGCGACGCTGAGACCGCGATTGCCATGCTCGGCACGCGCGAAGGCATGCAGCTTTCCGCGATTCTGCTCGACCAGTGGGTTCCGGGCGATGATGCCTGCACGCTTATTGCCGAGCTCAAAGAACGCCGCCCTGCTCTGCCGATCCTCATGCTGACGACGTCGGCTTCCCCGCTTCTGGCGGTCGAAGCCATGCGCGCGGGCGCCAGCGATTACCTTGTAAAGCCCGTCTCGCCCGACCGCCTGATGGAAGCCCTTCGCGCTGTCACCACCAGAGAAGCGCCGCGCGACGAGCTTGCTCCCCTGACCGAGAAGATGTCGGCGACCCTCGATTTCGACGCGATGATCGGCACCGCTCCCACATTCCGCACCGCGTTGGCGCAAGCCGCGAAGGCGGCACGCGGCCACGGCCACGCGCTGATCCAGGGAGAGAGCGGAACCGGCAAAGAGATGCTGATGCGCGCAATGCACGCAGCCTCTCCGCGCGCCAAGGAGAACCTGCGCATCATCAATGTTGCCAGCGTTCCCCCCAATTCCATCGAGTCGGTGCTTTTCGGCCACGAACCCAACGCCTTTCCCGGAGCGTTTGATCGCCAGATCGGCGCGCTTCAGCATTGCGATGGCGGCACTCTGGTGCTCGACGAGGTCGACCGGCTCAACATGGCGGTACAGACCCGTCTGCGTGACGCGCTTGAGACAGGCATCGTTCGCCCTGTCGGAGCATCGCATGGCTTTCGGGTAGACGTGCGCATCCTGTCGGCTGCCAACAGCAACCTTTCCCAGATCGTGGAAGGCGGACTGTTCGACGAGATCCTTGCAGAGCTGTTGGGCGCTACGCGGATCAAGCTTCCGCCCCTTCGCGAACGCACCGGTGACATCCCTGCCCTCACCCGCCATTTCCTCCAGCGGATCGGCGAACAGCCGGGCCTTACTCACCTCTCGGTCTCAGACGGCGCGCTTGGGCTTCTGGGTGCGTTCGACTGGCCGGGCAATGTGAGGCAGCTTCAATCGGTCCTGTTCCGCGCTGCAGTCTATTGCGAAGGCGACACGCTGACCGCAGACAGTTTCCCGCAGCTTTCCGAGTTGCTGGGCGAGCTCGAAGCATGCGACAGCTCGCACCTGCACGAAGGCGTGGGCGTCATGCTCTACACCGAAGACGGCAACCTGCGCCCGCTCGAGGATATCGAGGCCGACGTCATCCGCCTCGCCATCGGCCACTATCGCGGCCGGATGACCGAAGTTGCGCGAAGGCTCGGCATCGGGCGCTCGACGCTTTACCGCAAGCTATCCGATCTGGGCATCGACAACGCGGCGTGA
- a CDS encoding NAD(P) transhydrogenase subunit alpha, with protein MKIAVLKERSPGETRVAATPETVKKFIALGTQVAVESGAGEHASISDDAFGDAGATTGDLASTVKDADIVLGIQAPDVELLNGAKPGAWVAALFNPFQNGDLVEAYAKAGLEALSMEFMPRITRAQSMDVLSSQSNLAGYKAVLTAADTYGRAFPMMMTAAGTVQAAKCFIMGVGVAGLQAIATARRLGAQVSATDVRSATKEQIESLGAKAIFVTDVEGIEGEGAGGYATEMSDEYKAAQAKLVSEHIAKQDIVITTALIPGRAAPVLITDEQIATMKPGSVIYDLAVAQGGNVEGSKPDDMVERHGVKIMGYANTPAHLAADTSALFARNHFNFLSAFWDKEAGKPELDEEIGDAIRLTKGGEVVSERLKGA; from the coding sequence ATGAAAATCGCAGTTCTGAAGGAGCGCAGCCCCGGGGAAACCCGCGTGGCAGCGACGCCCGAGACGGTGAAGAAATTCATCGCTCTAGGTACGCAAGTCGCTGTCGAATCAGGCGCGGGAGAGCATGCCTCCATCAGCGATGACGCTTTTGGCGATGCCGGGGCCACCACCGGCGATCTTGCATCGACGGTGAAGGATGCGGACATCGTTCTCGGCATTCAGGCTCCTGACGTAGAACTGCTGAATGGCGCGAAACCCGGTGCATGGGTGGCGGCGCTCTTCAACCCGTTCCAGAACGGCGATCTGGTCGAGGCATATGCCAAGGCGGGGCTTGAGGCCCTGAGCATGGAATTCATGCCGCGCATTACGCGCGCGCAGTCGATGGACGTGCTTTCGAGCCAGTCGAACCTGGCCGGCTACAAGGCGGTGCTGACCGCAGCCGACACTTATGGCCGCGCTTTTCCGATGATGATGACCGCTGCCGGCACCGTGCAGGCAGCGAAGTGCTTCATCATGGGTGTGGGGGTCGCAGGGCTTCAGGCGATTGCGACCGCGAGGCGTCTGGGCGCGCAGGTCTCCGCGACCGACGTGCGCTCCGCCACCAAGGAACAGATCGAAAGCCTCGGCGCCAAAGCGATCTTCGTGACCGATGTCGAGGGCATCGAAGGCGAAGGCGCGGGCGGATACGCCACCGAGATGAGCGATGAATACAAGGCCGCCCAGGCCAAGCTGGTGAGCGAACACATCGCCAAGCAGGACATCGTGATCACCACCGCGCTTATCCCGGGACGCGCCGCGCCGGTGCTCATCACCGATGAACAGATTGCGACGATGAAGCCGGGAAGTGTCATTTACGATCTGGCCGTTGCGCAAGGCGGCAATGTCGAAGGCTCAAAGCCCGACGACATGGTCGAGCGCCACGGCGTCAAGATCATGGGTTATGCCAACACGCCTGCGCACCTTGCCGCCGACACATCGGCGCTGTTCGCGCGCAATCACTTCAACTTCCTCTCCGCTTTCTGGGACAAGGAGGCGGGCAAGCCGGAACTTGACGAAGAGATCGGCGACGCGATCCGCCTGACCAAGGGCGGCGAAGTTGTGAGCGAACGGCTGAAGGGAGCCTGA
- a CDS encoding NAD(P) transhydrogenase subunit alpha, translating into MDFISILSIFVLACFVGYYVVWSVTPALHTPLMAVTNAISSVIIVGALIAAAESTDPVAKYLGLAGVVMASINIFGGFAVTQRMLAMYKKKEK; encoded by the coding sequence ATGGATTTCATCAGCATTCTCTCGATCTTCGTGCTGGCGTGTTTCGTCGGCTATTACGTGGTCTGGTCGGTCACACCGGCGCTTCACACGCCGCTGATGGCGGTGACCAATGCGATCTCTTCGGTGATTATCGTTGGCGCGCTGATCGCGGCGGCAGAGTCGACCGATCCGGTGGCCAAGTATCTGGGGCTTGCCGGGGTGGTGATGGCCAGCATCAACATCTTTGGCGGCTTTGCTGTCACGCAGCGTATGCTCGCGATGTACAAGAAAAAGGAGAAGTAA
- a CDS encoding NAD(P)(+) transhydrogenase (Re/Si-specific) subunit beta, with protein MTFSILAGAADSAGATPAWAMLAYLAAGVFFILALRGLSSPTTSRTGNRNGMIGMAIALVTTLVTHDIANIVEIGIAIFIGAIVGVTIARKIAMTAMPELVAGFHSLVGMAAVVVGLAAWLNPGAFGILDEAGQILMVSRIELGLGIAIGAITFSGSVIAFLKLSGRMSGSPILLPARHVINLGTLAAIIGIIGFYAVSPDGGPGVGWPIIAITVLAFAIGFLLIIPIGGADMPVVVSMLNSYSGWAAAAMGFTLGNTAMIITGALVGSSGAILSYIMCRAMNRSFISVIAGGFGAEDGAGASGEPREQRPYKQGSADDAAFMLEQAEKVIIIPGYGMAVAQAQHALREMAEVLEEKGVEVKYAIHPVAGRMPGHMNVLLAEASVDYDKVFELEDINSEFATADVAFIIGANDVVNPAAKTDKSSPIYGMPVFDVDKAKQVFFIKRSMGGVGYAGVDNDVFYMNQTTMLLSDAKKMVEEIVKAMD; from the coding sequence ATGACCTTCTCCATTCTAGCAGGCGCCGCTGACAGCGCCGGAGCCACTCCCGCCTGGGCTATGCTTGCCTACCTTGCGGCCGGTGTGTTCTTCATTCTCGCCCTGCGCGGCCTATCCAGCCCCACAACGAGCCGCACCGGCAACCGCAATGGCATGATCGGTATGGCGATCGCTCTCGTGACGACGCTCGTCACGCACGACATTGCCAATATCGTCGAGATCGGCATTGCGATCTTCATCGGTGCCATTGTCGGCGTAACGATTGCGCGCAAAATCGCCATGACCGCGATGCCGGAACTGGTCGCTGGCTTTCACTCTCTCGTCGGCATGGCCGCCGTGGTCGTGGGCCTTGCCGCGTGGCTCAATCCGGGGGCATTCGGCATTCTCGATGAGGCGGGCCAGATCCTGATGGTCAGCCGGATCGAGCTGGGTCTTGGCATCGCCATCGGTGCGATCACCTTCTCAGGCTCGGTCATCGCCTTCCTAAAGCTTTCGGGCCGGATGAGCGGTTCTCCGATCCTTCTGCCAGCGAGGCATGTGATCAATCTCGGCACGCTTGCCGCGATCATTGGCATTATCGGCTTTTACGCGGTCTCGCCCGATGGCGGGCCGGGCGTCGGCTGGCCGATCATTGCGATCACCGTGCTGGCGTTCGCGATCGGCTTCCTGTTGATTATCCCCATCGGCGGTGCGGACATGCCGGTCGTCGTGTCGATGCTCAACAGCTATTCGGGCTGGGCCGCGGCTGCAATGGGCTTCACGCTGGGCAATACGGCAATGATCATCACCGGCGCTTTGGTTGGCTCGTCGGGCGCGATCCTGAGCTATATCATGTGCCGCGCCATGAACCGCAGCTTCATCAGCGTGATCGCGGGCGGGTTCGGTGCCGAAGACGGCGCTGGCGCAAGCGGTGAACCGCGCGAACAGCGTCCCTACAAGCAGGGCAGCGCGGACGATGCCGCCTTCATGCTCGAACAGGCCGAAAAGGTCATCATCATCCCCGGCTACGGTATGGCGGTGGCGCAGGCGCAGCACGCGCTGCGTGAGATGGCCGAAGTGCTTGAAGAGAAGGGCGTCGAGGTCAAATATGCGATCCACCCGGTCGCAGGCCGCATGCCCGGACACATGAACGTCCTCCTCGCCGAAGCCAGCGTCGACTATGACAAGGTGTTCGAGCTCGAAGACATCAACAGCGAATTCGCCACCGCAGACGTCGCCTTCATCATCGGCGCAAACGACGTTGTGAACCCGGCGGCCAAGACCGACAAGTCTTCGCCGATTTACGGAATGCCGGTGTTTGACGTGGACAAAGCCAAGCAGGTCTTCTTCATCAAGCGCTCGATGGGCGGTGTCGGCTATGCCGGGGTCGACAACGACGTGTTTTACATGAACCAGACGACGATGCTGCTTTCCGACGCCAAGAAGATGGTCGAGGAAATCGTCAAGGCGATGGACTAG
- a CDS encoding tetratricopeptide repeat protein yields the protein MRTISAIAAALLAGSAASTSLPVSAHESHSEEQEFAPKQVGAQFMVVETTANDAAREPFLRGLALLHNFEYDYAAEAFRAAQAADPDFVMAYWGEAMTHNHPLWEQQDYEAATAVLQRLGETREARAAKARNAIEAQWLGAIETLYGDGEKEARDLEYLAAMRAMLADHPGDIDVRAFTGLAVLGTSHGGRQVPLYMEAAGILEPGFMTNEFHPGILHYLIHSYDDPVHAPLGKRMAERYAVVAPEAGHAQHMVSHIFHALADWEASEKANILADRVVDQQRAASGRPSSDCGHYNEWLVYALLQQGKDASQRVAACRVAAQEQLSTGARNRLGFGNASSYASIAAWHGVDTGNWPEPMAISGDGFILLRMMQAHMRALEHMDDPAIVGEALNDLRSLSGEFAQVLSQVAPDDRTSTPWLERAVDQVDAIRVLASGDTDAGLSALRAAAEAESALPVVFGPPAIAKPSWELLGEQYLALGRFAEAAEAFRKSLQFAPGRRLSREGLEMARSGG from the coding sequence ATGAGAACAATTTCAGCGATCGCCGCGGCGCTTCTTGCAGGCTCTGCCGCGAGTACGAGCCTGCCGGTATCGGCCCACGAAAGCCATTCCGAAGAGCAGGAATTCGCGCCCAAACAGGTCGGCGCACAATTCATGGTCGTGGAAACCACGGCCAACGATGCGGCGCGTGAGCCATTCCTGCGCGGCCTCGCCCTTCTGCATAACTTCGAATACGATTACGCAGCCGAAGCCTTCCGCGCAGCGCAGGCGGCCGATCCCGATTTCGTCATGGCCTATTGGGGCGAGGCGATGACTCACAATCATCCGCTATGGGAGCAGCAGGATTACGAGGCCGCGACCGCCGTTCTTCAACGCCTGGGCGAAACGCGTGAGGCCCGCGCCGCCAAGGCTCGCAATGCGATTGAAGCCCAGTGGCTCGGCGCGATCGAGACGCTGTATGGCGATGGCGAAAAGGAAGCGCGCGACCTTGAATACCTGGCCGCGATGCGCGCCATGCTGGCCGATCATCCCGGCGACATCGACGTGCGCGCCTTCACTGGTCTTGCGGTGCTTGGCACCTCGCATGGCGGACGTCAGGTTCCGCTTTACATGGAAGCGGCTGGCATCCTCGAGCCCGGTTTCATGACCAACGAGTTCCACCCCGGCATCCTGCATTACCTGATCCATTCCTATGACGACCCGGTCCACGCGCCGCTCGGCAAGCGAATGGCAGAGCGTTATGCGGTGGTCGCTCCCGAGGCGGGGCACGCGCAGCACATGGTCAGCCATATCTTTCATGCGCTCGCCGATTGGGAGGCGAGCGAGAAGGCCAATATTCTGGCAGATAGAGTGGTCGATCAGCAGCGCGCTGCGTCCGGCCGTCCGTCTTCCGATTGCGGGCATTATAACGAATGGCTGGTCTATGCGTTGTTGCAGCAAGGTAAGGACGCGAGCCAGCGCGTTGCAGCGTGCCGCGTTGCTGCGCAGGAACAGCTGTCAACAGGCGCTCGCAATCGCCTCGGTTTTGGCAACGCGTCTAGCTATGCCTCGATCGCGGCATGGCACGGTGTGGATACCGGCAATTGGCCCGAGCCGATGGCGATCTCTGGCGACGGCTTCATCCTTTTGCGGATGATGCAGGCTCACATGCGCGCGCTTGAGCATATGGATGATCCTGCAATTGTCGGCGAAGCGCTCAATGATTTGCGAAGCTTGTCCGGCGAATTCGCCCAAGTGCTCTCTCAAGTTGCACCCGATGATCGAACCAGCACTCCCTGGCTGGAACGGGCGGTGGACCAGGTGGATGCAATCAGGGTTCTCGCATCGGGAGACACCGACGCAGGTCTTTCAGCGCTTAGAGCTGCAGCCGAAGCGGAAAGCGCGCTCCCTGTGGTGTTCGGCCCACCTGCCATCGCCAAACCGAGCTGGGAGCTTCTGGGCGAGCAATATCTCGCATTGGGACGCTTCGCAGAGGCTGCCGAGGCGTTTCGAAAGTCGCTCCAATTTGCGCCGGGACGTCGCCTTTCGCGCGAAGGGCTTGAAATGGCTCGGTCTGGCGGCTGA
- a CDS encoding parallel beta-helix domain-containing protein, whose translation MIRISFAAVLLASAAPALAETHTVSPGDGAQERLQEALILAEPGDTIMLEAGRYTLTDGLSLDVEGVTIRGAGMDGTVLDFTTQEGSGEGLLVTSDNVTLRDFALENPKGDGIKSKGADNIVYYRVRVTWTNGPDPSNGAYAIYPVESTGVLVDGVKVTGASDAGIYVGQSNRITVRNSIAEANVAGIEIENSRNALVEHNIATRNTGGILVFDLPGLPVMGGGNVVIANNLVVANDTANFAPPGNIVAGVRRGTGIMVMANESVLIEDNIIDENPTAPIMVIAFTQQFEDERYNPLARNIVIGENLYGRGGDDPQLEGAEMLMAAFGGSLPPVMWDGLGSLYAVADTAGWTLNLPEPGKGVAGASPAPLSVPEPDGEFDRSGIGAPPELEERI comes from the coding sequence ATGATCAGGATTTCGTTCGCCGCCGTGCTGCTAGCCAGCGCCGCACCGGCTTTGGCTGAGACGCATACGGTAAGCCCGGGCGACGGCGCACAGGAGCGCTTGCAGGAAGCGCTAATCCTGGCTGAGCCGGGTGACACGATCATGCTGGAGGCCGGGCGTTACACGCTCACCGACGGGTTGAGCCTCGATGTCGAAGGCGTCACCATTCGTGGGGCCGGGATGGACGGAACGGTCCTCGATTTCACGACACAGGAAGGATCGGGCGAAGGCCTGCTTGTCACCAGTGATAATGTGACCTTGCGTGATTTTGCGCTTGAGAACCCCAAGGGCGACGGGATCAAATCGAAGGGCGCAGACAATATCGTCTACTACCGCGTTCGCGTGACATGGACGAATGGGCCGGATCCCTCGAACGGCGCCTATGCGATCTACCCGGTCGAGAGCACGGGTGTGCTGGTCGACGGCGTGAAGGTGACGGGCGCATCGGACGCAGGGATATACGTTGGTCAGTCCAATCGCATAACTGTGCGCAATTCGATTGCAGAGGCGAATGTCGCCGGTATCGAGATCGAGAACAGCCGCAACGCGCTGGTCGAGCACAATATCGCGACACGCAACACCGGCGGTATTCTCGTCTTTGATTTGCCGGGTCTCCCGGTGATGGGCGGCGGCAATGTAGTGATTGCGAACAACCTCGTGGTTGCGAACGACACCGCAAACTTCGCCCCTCCGGGCAATATCGTTGCTGGCGTTCGCAGGGGCACGGGCATCATGGTGATGGCGAATGAAAGCGTCCTCATCGAAGACAACATCATCGACGAGAACCCCACCGCGCCGATCATGGTAATCGCTTTCACCCAGCAGTTCGAAGACGAGCGCTATAATCCGCTCGCCCGCAATATCGTTATAGGAGAAAACCTTTATGGCCGCGGGGGCGATGATCCGCAGCTTGAGGGCGCGGAGATGCTGATGGCGGCTTTCGGAGGTTCGCTGCCCCCGGTGATGTGGGATGGACTTGGTAGTCTCTATGCGGTCGCGGACACGGCCGGATGGACGCTCAACTTGCCCGAGCCTGGCAAAGGCGTCGCTGGGGCCAGCCCTGCTCCGCTCAGTGTTCCTGAGCCAGACGGTGAATTCGACCGAAGCGGTATTGGCGCGCCGCCTGAACTTGAAGAGCGCATCTGA
- a CDS encoding SO2930 family diheme c-type cytochrome codes for MRFAALLLACGAVALGGTMAEARLVAPEVSDLAITQDGFPRTLDEYGFFIHADVQIPTADVMPYELNTPLYSDGADKLRFIYVPDGETIKANADGLLQFPVGSAIIKTFAFGEGSDRRLIETRVLLNRADGWLALPYRWNEEQTEARLALAGGRIPIITPAGEEISYRIPNKNQCKACHSLDDAVLPIGPKARNLAPELLELLSEQGKLDAVPDVSRPMPRWSDANAAKEPLARAYLDVNCAHCHRPGGGASNSGLDLRWEQDAPFARGVNKPPVAAGRGAGGLLVSIEPGDPDASILVHRMNSNEPGVAMPELGRSTIDEEAVALMRDWIAEMGN; via the coding sequence ATGCGCTTTGCCGCCCTTCTGCTTGCGTGCGGCGCGGTTGCGCTGGGCGGCACAATGGCCGAGGCGCGGCTGGTCGCACCCGAGGTGTCGGATTTAGCCATCACGCAGGATGGCTTTCCGCGCACGCTCGATGAATATGGGTTCTTCATCCACGCCGATGTGCAGATTCCGACAGCGGACGTCATGCCATACGAACTAAACACGCCGCTCTATTCAGATGGTGCGGACAAGTTGCGCTTCATTTACGTGCCCGATGGCGAGACGATCAAAGCGAATGCGGACGGGTTGCTGCAATTCCCGGTCGGTTCCGCGATCATCAAGACCTTTGCTTTTGGCGAAGGCAGTGACCGGCGGCTGATCGAAACCCGTGTGCTGTTGAACCGTGCAGATGGCTGGCTCGCGCTGCCGTATCGTTGGAACGAGGAGCAGACCGAGGCACGGCTGGCGCTGGCGGGTGGCCGCATTCCCATCATCACGCCGGCAGGCGAAGAGATCAGCTACCGGATCCCGAACAAGAACCAGTGCAAGGCCTGCCATTCGCTCGATGATGCGGTCCTTCCCATTGGCCCGAAAGCGCGCAATCTGGCACCTGAATTGCTCGAACTGCTTTCCGAGCAGGGTAAACTCGACGCGGTGCCGGACGTATCGAGACCAATGCCTCGCTGGTCCGATGCCAACGCCGCGAAAGAGCCGCTTGCAAGGGCATATCTCGACGTGAATTGCGCGCATTGCCACAGGCCGGGCGGCGGCGCGTCCAATTCAGGTCTCGACCTGCGCTGGGAGCAGGATGCCCCCTTCGCGCGGGGCGTCAACAAGCCGCCAGTCGCCGCTGGGCGCGGGGCAGGGGGGCTGCTTGTCTCGATCGAGCCGGGTGACCCTGACGCCTCGATCCTCGTGCACCGGATGAATTCGAATGAGCCGGGTGTGGCGATGCCTGAACTCGGGCGCTCCACGATTGACGAAGAGGCGGTCGCACTGATGCGAGACTGGATTGCGGAGATGGGCAATTGA
- a CDS encoding alpha/beta fold hydrolase, with product MLRIVGVLAALLLVVFLIFRTPDTDAEEMRAKYGGAPSQFVEIEDGVTVHLRDEGPRDGLPIILLHGSNADLHTWEPWVEGLADTYRVIRFDQVGHGLTGPDPADDYSRANYAEDIREVADALGLDRFVIGGNSMGGKHTMAFASAYPERVMGMVLVDAGGIPMNQIEVQEEDDDSGNIGFAIARMPGINKIAEQITPRSLIAQSLAQSVSVKEIVTDEMVDRYWELLRYPGNRAATMARFSTDYEPLTKSEIAELDMPALILWGEEDRLIPVSAGRWLDETLPQSELIIYQSIGHLPQEEIVGPSLADLRKWLGTLEQG from the coding sequence GTGCTGCGGATTGTCGGCGTCCTCGCCGCTTTATTGCTTGTCGTCTTCCTGATCTTCCGAACGCCTGACACCGACGCAGAAGAGATGCGCGCAAAGTATGGCGGCGCACCGTCGCAATTTGTCGAGATTGAAGACGGCGTGACCGTCCATCTTCGCGACGAAGGGCCGCGAGACGGCCTTCCCATTATTCTCCTGCACGGTTCCAATGCGGATCTTCACACCTGGGAGCCTTGGGTAGAAGGGCTTGCCGACACTTACCGCGTCATCCGTTTCGATCAGGTCGGGCACGGTTTGACCGGTCCAGATCCGGCGGATGATTACAGCCGCGCAAACTACGCCGAAGACATCCGCGAAGTGGCAGACGCGCTCGGCCTCGATCGGTTTGTCATCGGTGGCAATTCCATGGGCGGCAAGCACACGATGGCGTTCGCCTCGGCCTATCCTGAGCGCGTAATGGGCATGGTGCTCGTCGATGCGGGCGGCATCCCGATGAACCAGATCGAGGTTCAGGAAGAAGACGATGACAGCGGCAATATCGGGTTCGCGATTGCAAGGATGCCTGGCATCAACAAGATCGCCGAACAGATAACCCCGCGCAGCCTGATTGCCCAAAGCCTTGCGCAATCGGTGTCGGTCAAAGAGATCGTGACCGATGAAATGGTGGATCGGTATTGGGAACTGCTTCGTTACCCCGGCAACCGCGCAGCGACCATGGCGCGGTTCAGCACGGATTATGAGCCGCTCACCAAAAGCGAGATCGCCGAGCTGGACATGCCAGCACTGATCCTTTGGGGAGAAGAGGATCGCTTGATCCCTGTGAGCGCAGGGCGCTGGCTCGATGAAACGCTGCCCCAAAGTGAGCTCATTATCTATCAAAGTATCGGTCATCTCCCTCAGGAAGAGATCGTCGGACCATCACTCGCCGATCTTCGCAAATGGCTGGGAACACTTGAGCAAGGCTGA
- a CDS encoding aspartate/glutamate racemase family protein yields the protein MALRKLGLIGGMSWVSTGIYYDRINRIVQRRAAPMASAPMLIESLDFCQLYALREEKDWKRASGILSESAKRLEGAGAEALIIGANSMHKLYDEVSSNVGIPILHIADYVGKALKREGHKTAALIGTRNVMTESFYRKRLVAHGIDLLPPNMVNVETLDRIIYDELMVGKVTRDAQRAMKTIITNKAQEGADSIVLACTELDLVVDVDANVLPVFDSTRIHCEAAADWILEQELVN from the coding sequence ATGGCTTTGCGAAAATTGGGACTGATCGGCGGCATGAGCTGGGTGTCGACCGGAATTTATTACGACCGGATCAACCGGATCGTGCAACGCCGCGCAGCTCCCATGGCTTCCGCTCCGATGCTGATCGAAAGCCTTGATTTCTGCCAGCTTTACGCGCTTCGCGAAGAAAAAGACTGGAAGCGCGCAAGCGGGATTCTTTCGGAAAGCGCCAAACGGCTCGAAGGCGCAGGCGCTGAAGCGCTCATCATCGGGGCAAACTCGATGCACAAGCTTTACGATGAAGTGTCGTCCAACGTCGGGATACCGATCCTCCATATAGCAGATTACGTGGGCAAGGCGCTGAAGCGCGAGGGGCACAAAACCGCTGCCCTGATCGGCACTCGCAACGTCATGACCGAGAGTTTTTATCGCAAGCGGCTCGTCGCGCACGGCATCGACCTGCTTCCGCCCAACATGGTCAACGTCGAAACGCTTGACCGGATCATTTACGATGAGCTGATGGTTGGCAAGGTAACGCGCGATGCGCAGCGCGCGATGAAGACAATCATCACGAACAAGGCTCAAGAAGGGGCGGACTCGATTGTTCTGGCCTGTACGGAACTCGACCTTGTCGTCGATGTCGATGCCAATGTTCTGCCGGTTTTTGATTCAACCAGAATTCACTGCGAAGCGGCAGCGGACTGGATCCTTGAACAGGAATTGGTGAATTAG